The Spirochaetaceae bacterium genome window below encodes:
- a CDS encoding aldolase/citrate lyase family protein, with product MRFLRKRVLAGEVLAGTFCNLGSAITTEIAGRAGFDWLLLDLEHGAGDQSELMHQLQAAGAADTPALVRIAWNEPWRFKRVLDAGAAGVMVPWVSTSEEARAAAEAMRYFPDGVRGAATLIRANGFSRNRDEYLAAANDNLLTVVQIETRQAVDNAAAIAAVDGVDVLFVGPFDLSIGLGIRGRFDHPRFTAALEAVVAGARAAGKAAGILLQRTDQVAATVKRGFTFVAIGSDAGLVANGMAELADSFTPYRLRLEEE from the coding sequence ATGCGGTTTCTTCGCAAGCGGGTGCTGGCCGGCGAGGTGCTGGCCGGCACGTTCTGCAACCTGGGCTCGGCGATCACCACCGAAATCGCCGGGCGCGCCGGGTTCGACTGGCTGCTGCTCGACCTGGAACACGGCGCCGGCGACCAGAGCGAGCTGATGCACCAGCTCCAGGCCGCCGGCGCCGCGGACACGCCGGCACTGGTAAGGATCGCGTGGAACGAGCCGTGGCGCTTCAAGCGGGTGCTCGACGCCGGCGCCGCCGGGGTGATGGTGCCCTGGGTGAGCACGTCCGAGGAGGCACGGGCCGCCGCCGAGGCGATGCGCTACTTCCCCGACGGGGTGCGCGGCGCGGCCACGCTGATCCGCGCCAACGGCTTCAGCCGCAACCGAGACGAGTACTTGGCGGCCGCCAACGACAACCTGCTCACCGTGGTGCAGATCGAGACCCGGCAGGCGGTGGACAACGCCGCCGCCATCGCCGCGGTGGACGGCGTCGACGTGCTGTTCGTGGGACCGTTCGACCTGTCCATCGGCCTCGGCATCCGCGGCCGGTTCGACCACCCGCGCTTCACGGCCGCGCTCGAGGCGGTGGTGGCCGGCGCCCGCGCGGCGGGCAAGGCGGCGGGCATCCTGCTGCAACGGACCGACCAGGTGGCGGCCACGGTGAAGCGCGGCTTTACCTTCGTCGCGATCGGCTCCGACGCCGGCCTGGTGGCCAACGGCATGGCCGAGCTGGCGGACTCCTTCACCCCCTACCGCCTGCGCCTGGAAGAGGAATAG